The proteins below come from a single Salvelinus alpinus chromosome 18, SLU_Salpinus.1, whole genome shotgun sequence genomic window:
- the mrps18c gene encoding small ribosomal subunit protein bS18m isoform X1, with protein MEVLDLLCGNCTNYHFENTFILGGTFDHGPTYKREQEITSNRQSSILALQLRLFNVTRWSIEGCAPLWEQCLRSLSGSSNVVKKNDDMPLQMENPYKQPQKGCILCNITVDFKNVQLLSQFVSPHTGRVYGRHITGLCGKKQREIGKAIKKAHSMGFMSVTHKDPHFMKDPNICDIRHLE; from the exons ATGGAAGTTTTAGATTTGTTATGTGGAAATTGTACAAACTATCACTTCGAAAATACATTCATTTTGGGAGGAACGTTTGATCATGGGCCAACATATAAACGTGAACAGGAAATTACGTCAAATAGACAGAGCTCAATTTTGGCTCTGCAATTGAGATTGTTCAACGTTACTCGCTGGTCGATAGAGGGGTGTGCGCCTCTATGGG AACAATGTCTCAGAAGTCTGTCAGGCTCGTCTAATGTAGTCAAGAAGAACGATGACATG CCTTTACAGATGGAGAATCCATACAAACAACCACAGAAGGGCTGCATTCTCTGTAACATCACAGTGGACTTCAAGAATGTTCAG CTGCTGTCCCAGTTTGTATCCCCACACACAGGAAGAGTTTACGGCAGGCACATAACAG GTCTATGTGGTAAGAAACAGAGGGAGATCGGCAAAGCCATAAAGAAAGCTCATTCGATGG GATTCATGTCTGTAACCCACAAGGACCCACATTTTATGAAAGATCCAAATATCTGTGACATCCGGCACTTGGAGTAA
- the mrps18c gene encoding small ribosomal subunit protein bS18m isoform X4 — MGSKMFAVRSIRSLQFTFSQLGGTQQCLRSLSGSSNVVKKNDDMPLQMENPYKQPQKGCILCNITVDFKNVQLLSQFVSPHTGRVYGRHITGLCGKKQREIGKAIKKAHSMGFMSVTHKDPHFMKDPNICDIRHLE, encoded by the exons ATGGG GTCAAAAATGTTTGCTGTCCGAAGCATTCGATctttacaatttacattttcACAACTTGGAGGCAcac AACAATGTCTCAGAAGTCTGTCAGGCTCGTCTAATGTAGTCAAGAAGAACGATGACATG CCTTTACAGATGGAGAATCCATACAAACAACCACAGAAGGGCTGCATTCTCTGTAACATCACAGTGGACTTCAAGAATGTTCAG CTGCTGTCCCAGTTTGTATCCCCACACACAGGAAGAGTTTACGGCAGGCACATAACAG GTCTATGTGGTAAGAAACAGAGGGAGATCGGCAAAGCCATAAAGAAAGCTCATTCGATGG GATTCATGTCTGTAACCCACAAGGACCCACATTTTATGAAAGATCCAAATATCTGTGACATCCGGCACTTGGAGTAA
- the mrps18c gene encoding small ribosomal subunit protein bS18m isoform X2 produces MKKSLTVGVKFMEKVDSCHSVDPFAVSRSKMFAVRSIRSLQFTFSQLGGTQQCLRSLSGSSNVVKKNDDMPLQMENPYKQPQKGCILCNITVDFKNVQLLSQFVSPHTGRVYGRHITGLCGKKQREIGKAIKKAHSMGFMSVTHKDPHFMKDPNICDIRHLE; encoded by the exons ATGAAGAAGAGTctgacagtaggagtgaagtttATGGAAAAAGTGGACTCTTGCCATTCGGTTGACCCATTTGCGGTTTCACG GTCAAAAATGTTTGCTGTCCGAAGCATTCGATctttacaatttacattttcACAACTTGGAGGCAcac AACAATGTCTCAGAAGTCTGTCAGGCTCGTCTAATGTAGTCAAGAAGAACGATGACATG CCTTTACAGATGGAGAATCCATACAAACAACCACAGAAGGGCTGCATTCTCTGTAACATCACAGTGGACTTCAAGAATGTTCAG CTGCTGTCCCAGTTTGTATCCCCACACACAGGAAGAGTTTACGGCAGGCACATAACAG GTCTATGTGGTAAGAAACAGAGGGAGATCGGCAAAGCCATAAAGAAAGCTCATTCGATGG GATTCATGTCTGTAACCCACAAGGACCCACATTTTATGAAAGATCCAAATATCTGTGACATCCGGCACTTGGAGTAA
- the mrps18c gene encoding small ribosomal subunit protein bS18m isoform X3 — MWNRSKMFAVRSIRSLQFTFSQLGGTQQCLRSLSGSSNVVKKNDDMPLQMENPYKQPQKGCILCNITVDFKNVQLLSQFVSPHTGRVYGRHITGLCGKKQREIGKAIKKAHSMGFMSVTHKDPHFMKDPNICDIRHLE, encoded by the exons Atgtggaatcg GTCAAAAATGTTTGCTGTCCGAAGCATTCGATctttacaatttacattttcACAACTTGGAGGCAcac AACAATGTCTCAGAAGTCTGTCAGGCTCGTCTAATGTAGTCAAGAAGAACGATGACATG CCTTTACAGATGGAGAATCCATACAAACAACCACAGAAGGGCTGCATTCTCTGTAACATCACAGTGGACTTCAAGAATGTTCAG CTGCTGTCCCAGTTTGTATCCCCACACACAGGAAGAGTTTACGGCAGGCACATAACAG GTCTATGTGGTAAGAAACAGAGGGAGATCGGCAAAGCCATAAAGAAAGCTCATTCGATGG GATTCATGTCTGTAACCCACAAGGACCCACATTTTATGAAAGATCCAAATATCTGTGACATCCGGCACTTGGAGTAA
- the mrps18c gene encoding small ribosomal subunit protein bS18m isoform X5 has translation MFAVRSIRSLQFTFSQLGGTQQCLRSLSGSSNVVKKNDDMPLQMENPYKQPQKGCILCNITVDFKNVQLLSQFVSPHTGRVYGRHITGLCGKKQREIGKAIKKAHSMGFMSVTHKDPHFMKDPNICDIRHLE, from the exons ATGTTTGCTGTCCGAAGCATTCGATctttacaatttacattttcACAACTTGGAGGCAcac AACAATGTCTCAGAAGTCTGTCAGGCTCGTCTAATGTAGTCAAGAAGAACGATGACATG CCTTTACAGATGGAGAATCCATACAAACAACCACAGAAGGGCTGCATTCTCTGTAACATCACAGTGGACTTCAAGAATGTTCAG CTGCTGTCCCAGTTTGTATCCCCACACACAGGAAGAGTTTACGGCAGGCACATAACAG GTCTATGTGGTAAGAAACAGAGGGAGATCGGCAAAGCCATAAAGAAAGCTCATTCGATGG GATTCATGTCTGTAACCCACAAGGACCCACATTTTATGAAAGATCCAAATATCTGTGACATCCGGCACTTGGAGTAA